Part of the Subtercola frigoramans genome, AATGGAGCACTACCTGAAACAACTCTGGCTGAATCGGGCCCGGCTGGGGCCGTTCCGTCGGATCGTGAACTCTCGCCGTTCGTGTACTCAGTTGTGCTCATGCTCATCTGTGGCTGCAACCTCTCTGTAGCGCCTCAGCACCGTCTACAGCGGCGCAGTTCCCAGACAGTATGCGCGGAGCCGCGACCCCTCCCGTAGCCGACTGTCGGACTCCGACAACCATCAGGCCCGTGTGGGCTGGGCGATTATCAGACTTCGCCGGTCAGCGGTGCCTCACGGCTCCCGGTGGTCAGGATGAGATGCGCGACCAGTGCGGTCCACCCCGTCTGGTGCGAGGCACCGAGGCCCTGGCCGGTATCGCCGTCGAAGTACTCGTAGAAGAAGACGTTGTCCTTCCACCGGGGGTCGGTCGAGAGCAGCTCGTACCGAGCATCCGCTGGCCGCCTGCCATCAGGCCCGGGCAGGAACACGGAGATGAGCCGGTGTGAGAGAGCGTCGGCGACGGAATCGAGGCTCATGAAGACGCCAGAGCCGAGCGGGAACTCGACCTGCGGGTCGACTTGGGGTCCGGGGTCACCGCCAACGGGCTCGTCGACAGCCGAACTGTAGTTGCGGAGCGCTTCGATGAGCAGCACGTTGAGCGGAAACCACACCGGCCCGCGCCAGTTGGAATTGCCTCCGAAGAGCCCGGAGGTGGATTCCGCTGGTTCGTAGTCGACGCTCGCAGTCTGCCCATTCACCTCGACACTGAACGGGTGCTCGCGATGATACGCAGAGATTCCGCGGATACCGTGGTGTGACAGCATCCCCTGCTCGTTGAAGACCTTCGTCACGATGCGGTGCAATCGCTCCGGCGAGACAAGGGCCAGCAGGTACCGGTCGTCCTCCGGCCCGTGGCGGCCATGCACCGCTTTGGCGAGCCGCGGGTGATTGGTGAGAAACCAGGCGACCCGTGTCTTGAACTCCGGCAGATCGAGCTGCCCGCGAGCCACGAAAGCGAGCGAGGCGGCGACGGGCACGAGTCCGACCAGGGATCGGACTTTGAGCGGCACGTCGCGGCCGTCTGCGAGATGGAGCACGTCGTAGAAGTAGGCGTCGGTGTCGTCCCAGAGAGCGGTGTCGTTCGCCGAGTCGGCGATCTGCAGAAAATGCTCGAAGAACTTCGTGGCCACGTCTTCGTACGAGCGGTCGTTCGAAGCAAGTCGAACCGCGATGTTCAGCAGGTCGAGCGCGTACATCGCCATCCACGCCGTCGCATCGGCTTGCTCGAGGATGCCGACTTCGGGCGGCAGTTTCGAGCGGTCGAGGGGGGCGATGTTGTCGAGCCCCATGAACCCGCCCTCGAACAGGTTGTTGTCCCCGTGATCCTTGTTGTTCGTCCACCAGGTGAAGTTCATCAGCAGCTTGTGGAACACCCGCGCCAGAAAGCTGAAGTCGGTTCCGCCGTCGAGCAGAAAGACCTGCAGCGCCGCCCAGGCGTGGGTCGGCGGGTTCACATCGGAGAAGTTCCACTCGTAGGCCGGAAGCTGGCCGCTCGGATGCATGTACCACTCGCGCAGCATGAGAATGAGTTGCGCCTTGGCGAACTCCGGATCGATGTGAGCCAGGGTCACGCAGTGGAAGGCCAGGTCCCAGGCGGCGAACCACGGGTATTCCCACGGGTCGGGCATCAGGATCACATCGTGGGCGTCGAGGTGCCGCCAGTGCTGGTTCCTGATCGTCAGGCGTTCCGGCGGTGGCGGGGGAGAGGCCGGGTCTCCCGCGAGCCACTTGTCGACGTTGAAATGGAAGAACTGCTTCGACCAGAGCAGCCCCGCAAAGGCCTGGCGCAGCACCCGTGCCTCATCGTCGCTGGCGTCGGCGGGCGTGACCCCGGCGTAGAACTCGTCGGCCTCCTGCTTTCGCAGGCTCACCAGCTCATCGAAAGAACCAGTGTCGAACGAACCAGTGTCGAGCGACACAGGGGCCGAGGGCTGCTCCGCGAACCCGCCCGTCAACCGAACCCTGATCACCCGCGACTCTCCCGGTGCAACCTCCACCGAATAGTGCAGCGCCGCCTTTGTCCCCTCATTCGCGGGATTGACCGTCGCAGCTCCCGCAACGATGAAGTCGTTGATGCCGTCTTTGGGGAATGCCGGCGATTCGCGTGCATCGTCGTCCGGGGCACCAGAGGCAAACAGCCGTGCTGTGTTGGTCTCGTTGTCACAGAAGAGTGGATGCCCGCCGGGCTCTCCGATCAGAACCAGGCGGTGCCCATCGGGAGCTTCTCCGACGATGGTCGATGACCCGGCGCGCTCGGGGGAGTGAAGCCGCGGCTTCTCGCCCTGGCCCTCGTACCCCCAGGACCAGGTGTTGCGGTACCAGAGTGTCGGCAGAACCTCGATGGTGGCAGCATCCGAACCGGCGTTCTCGAGCGTGATCTGCATCAGGAGGTCGTGCGGGCCCTCTTTGGCATAGTCGACGGTGACCACCCAGTACCGGGAGTCGTCGAAGATCCCCGTGTCGACCAGCTCGTATTCAGGCTCGAGCTTGCTGCGCCGGGCGTTCGTAGCGATGAGGTCGTCATAGGGGAACTCGGCCTGCGGGTAGTGATAGCGCCACGTGTTGAATGAGTGGGTCGGCGTGCTGTCGAGATACCACCAGTACTCCTTGACGTCTTCGCCGTGATTGCCCTCGGGGCCGGTGAGGCCGAACATGCGTTCTTTGAGAATCGGGTCGACACCGTTGTGCAGGGCAAGGGCGAGGCACCACTTCTGCCCGACGTCGCTGAAGCCCGCCATGCCGTCGTCGTTCCAGCGGTAGGTGCGGCTTCGTGCATGGTCGTGCGGGAACGATGCCCAGGCGTCACCGTCGGCGCTGTAGTCCTCGCGAACCGAACCCCAGGCGCGCTCGGCGACATACGGCCCCCAGTCGCGCCAGGCGACAGACCCGTCGTTCGCCTGCGCCAGCCGGAGCCGTTCGGAGTCAGTCATGGTTACATTCTGTTGCCTGAGCGCGAACTTTGCGCTGCATCAACAGCCGGGTGTCAGTGCCACTTTCACGTAAGCAGCATTCTGGTACGCGAACTGGTACATCCAGTCGATCAGGCTGAGCGGCGTCGTGATGGCCAGCATGTCGAGCTCACCGCTGAAGCAGCGCTGCACGATGATTCGTGCGCGAGTGATGTGCGGCTTGAAGGTGATGACCGTCGCGCTCTTCCAACCGTGTTCTTGGGCCATTCTGCCCAGCCACCGCGCCTCGCCCTGCGTGGTGAATGGATCAGGGACGGCACAGTAGACCATGTAGCTCACCTTCTTCGAGCAGATCCTGTCTGGATCGTCAGTGGTCTTCGACGAGCCGACAGAGACCAGAAGGTTCGAGCTGAGCCCCTTCTTCATAAGGCTCTCGGCAAGGGCTATTCGGTCACTCGTCGCGGGGCCCAACACCAGGACGACATCGGTGCGTTCCGGCCGACCGGTCTGCGGGTACGCGAGATTCGCGACGGCGAAAGCCACAACAAGCGACAATACCGTGGCCACCGCGACCACGGTCACCAGCAGTCTCTTCGAGCGACGCGACATTCTCGTTCCTCCGGATGCGATGCCTGGGGGTGAGGGGACACGTCGCTGTGCGTGGTGCTGTGCCTGTGGTACTTCTGGAACGAACCTTCTGAGTGGGCGATACCGGACTCGAACCGATGACCTCTTCGGTGTGAACGAAGCGCGCTACCAACTGCGCCAATCGCCCGAGAACTCGATGAATCCGGCTGTGTCAACCACGCCAGAGAGCGAATCTCGTGCTCGTCGATACTAGCCGGTCCCGGGCATCCATTGCACATCGACTCGCGCGCACGACCGTGCGAAGAACGGTGCAGCCTCACTGTTACGACACGCAGGCGGCACGGTTTGGCTTTGTGTCTCGGCTTCAGGTAGAGTCTTCCGAGTCGCAGTAGTGCGGCAAAAAGAGCAGTGAAGTTCAGGCAATGCAGTTCAAGAATGCGGATGTGGCGCAGTGGTAGCGCACAACCTTGCCAAGGTTGGGGTCGCGAGTTCGAATCTCGTCATCCGCTCGAGTGTAGTAGTACCGTTGGGGCAACCCTCCATGGTGGCGTGGCCGAGAGGCGAGGCAGCGGCCTGCAAAGCCGTCCACACGGGTTCAAATCCCGTCGCCACCTCCACTCGACAAGTAAGACAACATGTGAAGTAGCACGAAAAGTGCGCCTCACATGTGCACGAAATCTGGGCGGTTGGCGCAGCGGTAGCGCGCTTCCCTGACACGGAAGAGGTCGCTGGTTCGATCCCAGTACCGCCCACCACACGATTTGGCCCAGAACACTGTTCTGGGCCACTTCTGTTTTGCCAGGATCGAGCCGGCGACCGACAAGAATCAGTGAACGCGATGCGTTCACCCCCAGATTCTTGTCCTGGTTCGATCCCAGTACCGCCCACCGCACCCGCTAGTGACTCGCAAACGCCTCCTGAGTCCGCCGCGACGATTTGCGGCGCGTGGAGGAAGCTCAACTCGGCGCGCACGCCTCACGAGGTAGACCGATCGCCTGTCAGCACATGGCATAATCTGCGTATGGATGCAGATACGCGGGCTTGCGGGCGCGAGACCGACAGCGAATACGTCGAGCTTGCCGTCGAAATCTTCGCCATGTTGGCCGACGCGACCAGAGTACGTCTGATTCTCGCGCTGCGCGACGGGGAACTCTCGGTCAACTCGCTCGCTGAGATCGTCGATAAGAGCCCGGCCGCCGTGTCTCAACACCTCGCAAAGCTGCGGCTCGCGCGAATTGTCTCGACGCGGCATCACGGCCAGCGCGTGTTCTACCGGCTCGAGAACGAGCACGCGTCGAAACTCGTCACGGATGCTATCTTCCAGGCAGAACATTCCCTTGGAGACAATCCACGGCACCACCACCCACAGCACCAGCAAGCCCATGAACAAACGACCACGGCAGGCGCGCAACAGTGAAGCACCAGGACCATGAAACCGCGCCAGCTGATCGGAACGCGGAGGGTCACGAGCATCCTGGCCGCAGTGGCGAACCTCACGAACATGAGCACAATAACGAAATTGCGCACGAACACGAACACGAACACGACCATGATCGCGAGGGCGCGCACGACCACCACCACGACCACGGCGACGCGCACGATCACGAAGACGCGCACGATCATGAGCACGGCCACAGTCGCAACAGTCACGGTCATGAGGAAGGACGCGGGCGCGGGCGAGGTCATGACGATGAACTTGAGCACGGGCATGACCATGAGCACGGCCACAGTCACCCCACGGGCATCCGGGGCTTCTTGTTTGGGCTGTTCGTTCCGCACAGCCACGACGCGGCCGATTCGATCGACGATGCACTCGAGGCCAGTTCGACGGGTATTCGCGCGCTGAAGATCAGCCTCTTCATTCTGCTGGGGACTACCCTGCTGCAGTTCG contains:
- a CDS encoding MGH1-like glycoside hydrolase domain-containing protein, producing MTDSERLRLAQANDGSVAWRDWGPYVAERAWGSVREDYSADGDAWASFPHDHARSRTYRWNDDGMAGFSDVGQKWCLALALHNGVDPILKERMFGLTGPEGNHGEDVKEYWWYLDSTPTHSFNTWRYHYPQAEFPYDDLIATNARRSKLEPEYELVDTGIFDDSRYWVVTVDYAKEGPHDLLMQITLENAGSDAATIEVLPTLWYRNTWSWGYEGQGEKPRLHSPERAGSSTIVGEAPDGHRLVLIGEPGGHPLFCDNETNTARLFASGAPDDDARESPAFPKDGINDFIVAGAATVNPANEGTKAALHYSVEVAPGESRVIRVRLTGGFAEQPSAPVSLDTGSFDTGSFDELVSLRKQEADEFYAGVTPADASDDEARVLRQAFAGLLWSKQFFHFNVDKWLAGDPASPPPPPERLTIRNQHWRHLDAHDVILMPDPWEYPWFAAWDLAFHCVTLAHIDPEFAKAQLILMLREWYMHPSGQLPAYEWNFSDVNPPTHAWAALQVFLLDGGTDFSFLARVFHKLLMNFTWWTNNKDHGDNNLFEGGFMGLDNIAPLDRSKLPPEVGILEQADATAWMAMYALDLLNIAVRLASNDRSYEDVATKFFEHFLQIADSANDTALWDDTDAYFYDVLHLADGRDVPLKVRSLVGLVPVAASLAFVARGQLDLPEFKTRVAWFLTNHPRLAKAVHGRHGPEDDRYLLALVSPERLHRIVTKVFNEQGMLSHHGIRGISAYHREHPFSVEVNGQTASVDYEPAESTSGLFGGNSNWRGPVWFPLNVLLIEALRNYSSAVDEPVGGDPGPQVDPQVEFPLGSGVFMSLDSVADALSHRLISVFLPGPDGRRPADARYELLSTDPRWKDNVFFYEYFDGDTGQGLGASHQTGWTALVAHLILTTGSREAPLTGEV
- a CDS encoding ArsR/SmtB family transcription factor — encoded protein: MDADTRACGRETDSEYVELAVEIFAMLADATRVRLILALRDGELSVNSLAEIVDKSPAAVSQHLAKLRLARIVSTRHHGQRVFYRLENEHASKLVTDAIFQAEHSLGDNPRHHHPQHQQAHEQTTTAGAQQ